AGATCTTCTCGAAGGGAACGCGACCGACGAGGTCGTCGATGTCGACGCCCCGATAGCGAAGCGCGGACCCTTCCTTGTCAGGTTCGGCGATCTCACTCTCGAACGCGATGACGCCTTCGAGTCCGTGGTGCACTTCAGTCATACGCTGCATTCTGCACTGCGCGGCTACGTTGGTCACATGGAGACCCCAGACCTCGCCCGGATGCGTGAGGAATACGCCCGCACCGGGCTCGACGAGAGCGCCGCGGGGGACGACCCGATGGTCCTCTTCGGGCGTTGGCTGGACGATGCGCTGGTGGCGCAGCTGCACGAGCCCAACGCGATGGCGCTGGCCACCGCGACGCCGGACGGCCGCCCGTCGGTGCGCATCGTCCTGCTCAAGGGCCTCGACCGGCAGGGTCTCACGTTCTTCACCGGCTACGAGTCGCGCAAGGGCTTCGAGCTCGCCGAGAACCCACGGGCCGCCGCGACGATGCTGTGGCACCCCCTGCAGCGGCAGGTGCGGGTCGAGGGCACGGTGACGTTGCTGGACGACGCGGAGTCCGACGCGTACTTCGCCTCGCGGCCGCGTGGCTCGCAGATCGGGGCGGTCGCCTCGCCGCAGTCGCGGCCCATCGCCGGCCGGGACGTGCTGGACGAGCGGGTCGCCGAGGTGGAGCGCAGGTTCGCGGGCCGCGACGTGGAGCGGCCGTCGGTCTGGGGCGGCTACCGGGTCGCGATCGAGTCGATCGAGTTCTGGCAGGGCCGGCTCGACCGCCTGCACGACCGGATCCGGTTCACCGAGGTCCCCGGCGGCTGGGTCCGCGAGCGGCTCGCCCCCTAGCCCCCACCCAGATTTGCGGACTCCTGCACCCTTTTCCGGCCCGCAAAGCGTGCAGGACCCCGCAAATCTGGGTTGGGGGGGTGGGTGGGGTCAGGTGAGGTCGCGGTAGTGCTCGAGCAGGCGGCTCATGACGGCCAGCGCGTCCTGCATCTCGGTGATGTGCTGGGGGTCCAGGACCCGGAGCATCTGCTTGATCTGGGTGCTGGAGATCCCGTCGGTGCGGGAGAGGTAGACGACCTCGCACAGCTCCTTGAGCTCGTCGAACTTGCCGCGCCAGTCGTCGCCGATCGCGAACACGTCGACGTCGTGCTCCTTGATGTCGGAGACCTTCTGCTCCCACGACGTCTCGGGGATCACCAGGTCGACGCCCTTGATGCTCTCGATGATCCGGGCGCGGTCCTCGTACGAGACGACGGACGTCTTGCCCTTGCCGGCGTTGAACTCGTCGGTCGACACCCCGATGATGAGGCGGTCGCCGAGCTCGGCGAGCCGGTTGATCAGGTTGAGGTGACCGATGTGGAACAGGTCGAACGTCCCGTAGGTCAGCACCGTAGTCATGGGACGAGCGTACTCACGTCGCGGCGCACGCCCGGGCTCGTGTCCGGGCGATGTTCACCGGCCGGACACCTCCGG
Above is a genomic segment from Aeromicrobium chenweiae containing:
- the pdxH gene encoding pyridoxamine 5'-phosphate oxidase; protein product: METPDLARMREEYARTGLDESAAGDDPMVLFGRWLDDALVAQLHEPNAMALATATPDGRPSVRIVLLKGLDRQGLTFFTGYESRKGFELAENPRAAATMLWHPLQRQVRVEGTVTLLDDAESDAYFASRPRGSQIGAVASPQSRPIAGRDVLDERVAEVERRFAGRDVERPSVWGGYRVAIESIEFWQGRLDRLHDRIRFTEVPGGWVRERLAP
- the tagD gene encoding glycerol-3-phosphate cytidylyltransferase, encoding MTTVLTYGTFDLFHIGHLNLINRLAELGDRLIIGVSTDEFNAGKGKTSVVSYEDRARIIESIKGVDLVIPETSWEQKVSDIKEHDVDVFAIGDDWRGKFDELKELCEVVYLSRTDGISSTQIKQMLRVLDPQHITEMQDALAVMSRLLEHYRDLT